The Strigops habroptila isolate Jane chromosome 13, bStrHab1.2.pri, whole genome shotgun sequence genome contains a region encoding:
- the NCOA5 gene encoding nuclear receptor coactivator 5 isoform X3, with product MRDARDHRDPRDLRDPRDIRDPRDLRDPRDVRDLRDPREPLYDRYRDPRDMRNPRDVRDPRDMRDPRDPLYRRDESYDRYLRFEDYCRRKDDSYYDRYKEHFDRAPVNSDERLKREERRREELYRQYYEEIKRRFDAERPVDCSVIVVNKQTKEYAESVGRKVRDLGMVVDLIFLNTEMSLTQALDDVSRGGSPFAIVITQQHQVHRSCTVNIMFGTPQEHRNMPQADAMVLVARNYERYKTECREKEREEIARQAAKMADEAVLQERERPGPGDEGARGGHPPAIQTLLNLLADNRYLTAEEMDKVINYLRDRKERLLRGSTETLQAPMSRQSLGAPSGSSLGSQSSLPSNQAHQGSQPLVSAPSVPVSSSNPQQELQAKILSLFNSGAAAVANSTPAAAAGTSGGAPSQNFASMGSGQARPAQMGAGNLNQAQQRLQTPSTQIPALQGPARNAGPRPGAPPPAQSLYGQHQNRLPTPSNVPAQRPVSSGINFDNPSVQKALDTLIQSGPALSHLVSQTVAQGRAGSSGQQPLGSYQRHY from the exons ATGCGTGACGCCAGAGACCACAGGGACCCCCGGGACCTGCGGGACCCACGGGACATCAGGGATCCAAGAGACCTGCGGGACCCTCGGGATGTTCGAGACCTTCGTGACCCACGGGAGCCGCTGTATGATCGATACAGGGATCCACGGGATATGAGAAATCCACGAGATGTGAGGGATCCACGGGATATGAGAGACCCTCGCGACCCTTTGTACAG ACGAGATGAATCCTATGACCGTTACCTTCGGTTCGAAGACTACTGTCGGCGGAAGGATGACTCTTACTATGACCGTTACAAAGAGCATTTTGACAGAGCACCAGTGAATTCAGATG AGCGCCTGAAGCGGGAGGAGCGGCGCCGGGAGGAGCTGTATCGTCAATACTACGAGGAAATCAAGAGACGTTTTGACGCAGAGAGACCGGTGGATTGTTCTGTGATCGTGGTGAATAAACAGACAAA GGAGTACGCGGAGTCAGTGGGGCGGAAAGTGCGGGATCTGGGCATGGTAGTGGACCTGATCTTCCTCAACACGGAGATGTCACTGACGCAAGCCCTGGACGATGTGAGCAGAGGAGGGTCTCCTTTTGCCATTGTCATCACCCAGCAGCATCAAGTTCACCGCTCTTGCACTGTTAACATCATGTTTGGCACCCCACAAG AGCACCGCAACATGCCCCAGGCGGATGCCATGGTGCTGGTGGCCAGGAATTACGAGCGCTACAAAACAGAGTGTCGGGAGAAGGAGCGCGAGGAGATCGCCCGGCAGGCGGCCAAGATGGCGGATGAGGCTGTCCTGCAGGAGCGGGAGCGCCCGGGCCCTGGGGATGAGGGGGCCCGGGGAGGTCACCCCCCGGCGATCCAGACCCTCCTGAACCTGCTGGCAGACAACCGCTACCTGACTGCCGAGGAGATGGACAAAGTGATCAATTACCTGAGGGACCGGAAGGAGCGCCTCCTGAGGGGCAGCACCGAGACTTTGCAGG caCCCATGTCAAGACAATCCTTGGGGGCACCTTCAGGATCATCTCTGGGTAGTCAGTCCAGCCTTCCAAGCAATCAGGCTCATCAGGGTTCACAGCCTctggtctctgctccttctGTTCCAGTGTCCTCTTCTAATCCTCAGCAGGAGCTTCAAGCAAAAATCCTCAGTCTCTTCAACAGCGGGGCGGCAGCTGTGGCGAACAGCACTCCCGCAGCCGCTGCCGGCACATCGGGCGGCGCGCCGAGCCAGAACTTCGCTAGCATGGGCAGCGGCCAGGCCCGCCCAGCGCAGATGGGTGCTGGAAACTTAAACCAGGCTCAGCAGAGATTGCAGACTCCAAGCACACAGATTCCTGCTCTCCAAGGCCCTGCAAGAAATGCAGGTCCGAGACCTGGAGCTCCTCCACCAGCTCAGTCGCTCTACGGTCAGCACCAGAATCGCCTCCCTACGCCTAGCAATGTACCTGCTCAAAGGCCAGTATCTTCTGGTATCAACTTTGACAACCCCAGCGTGCAGAAAGCCTTGGACACCCTTATCCAGAGTGGTCCTGCGCTCTCCCACTTAGTGAGCCAAACAGTGGCCCAGGGGCGAGCAGGGTCCTCAGGCCAGCAACCTCTGGGTTCCTACCAGCGACACTACTAA
- the NCOA5 gene encoding nuclear receptor coactivator 5 isoform X2 has protein sequence MSLALSCLPGPGAREPYAYGDGRDTRRDRSPLRGSPRRDPRDGRNGRDSRDTRDIRARDMRDARDHRDPRDLRDPRDIRDPRDLRDPRDVRDLRDPREPLYDRYRDPRDMRNPRDVRDPRDMRDPRDPLYRRDESYDRYLRFEDYCRRKDDSYYDRYKEHFDRAPVNSDERLKREERRREELYRQYYEEIKRRFDAERPVDCSVIVVNKQTKEYAESVGRKVRDLGMVVDLIFLNTEMSLTQALDDVSRGGSPFAIVITQQHQVHRSCTVNIMFGTPQEHRNMPQADAMVLVARNYERYKTECREKEREEIARQAAKMADEAVLQERERPGPGDEGARGGHPPAIQTLLNLLADNRYLTAEEMDKVINYLRDRKERLLRGSTETLQAPMSRQSLGAPSGSSLGSQSSLPSNQAHQGSQPLVSAPSVPVSSSNPQQELQAKILSLFNSGAAAVANSTPAAAAGTSGGAPSQNFASMGSGQARPAQMGAGNLNQAQQRLQTPSTQIPALQGPARNAGPRPGAPPPAQSLYGQHQNRLPTPSNVPAQRPVSSGINFDNPSVQKALDTLIQSGPALSHLVSQTVAQGRAGSSGQQPLGSYQRHY, from the exons ATGTCTCTTGCACTGTCCTGTCTGCCAGGACCTGGAGCCAG GGAGCCGTATGCCTACGGGGATGGCCGAGACACCAGGCGCGACCGCTCCCCTCTTCGGGGGAGCCCGCGGAGAGACCCCAGAGATGGTAGAAATGGCCGAGATTCCAGAGACACTCGAGACATCCGAGCTAGAGACATGCGTGACGCCAGAGACCACAGGGACCCCCGGGACCTGCGGGACCCACGGGACATCAGGGATCCAAGAGACCTGCGGGACCCTCGGGATGTTCGAGACCTTCGTGACCCACGGGAGCCGCTGTATGATCGATACAGGGATCCACGGGATATGAGAAATCCACGAGATGTGAGGGATCCACGGGATATGAGAGACCCTCGCGACCCTTTGTACAG ACGAGATGAATCCTATGACCGTTACCTTCGGTTCGAAGACTACTGTCGGCGGAAGGATGACTCTTACTATGACCGTTACAAAGAGCATTTTGACAGAGCACCAGTGAATTCAGATG AGCGCCTGAAGCGGGAGGAGCGGCGCCGGGAGGAGCTGTATCGTCAATACTACGAGGAAATCAAGAGACGTTTTGACGCAGAGAGACCGGTGGATTGTTCTGTGATCGTGGTGAATAAACAGACAAA GGAGTACGCGGAGTCAGTGGGGCGGAAAGTGCGGGATCTGGGCATGGTAGTGGACCTGATCTTCCTCAACACGGAGATGTCACTGACGCAAGCCCTGGACGATGTGAGCAGAGGAGGGTCTCCTTTTGCCATTGTCATCACCCAGCAGCATCAAGTTCACCGCTCTTGCACTGTTAACATCATGTTTGGCACCCCACAAG AGCACCGCAACATGCCCCAGGCGGATGCCATGGTGCTGGTGGCCAGGAATTACGAGCGCTACAAAACAGAGTGTCGGGAGAAGGAGCGCGAGGAGATCGCCCGGCAGGCGGCCAAGATGGCGGATGAGGCTGTCCTGCAGGAGCGGGAGCGCCCGGGCCCTGGGGATGAGGGGGCCCGGGGAGGTCACCCCCCGGCGATCCAGACCCTCCTGAACCTGCTGGCAGACAACCGCTACCTGACTGCCGAGGAGATGGACAAAGTGATCAATTACCTGAGGGACCGGAAGGAGCGCCTCCTGAGGGGCAGCACCGAGACTTTGCAGG caCCCATGTCAAGACAATCCTTGGGGGCACCTTCAGGATCATCTCTGGGTAGTCAGTCCAGCCTTCCAAGCAATCAGGCTCATCAGGGTTCACAGCCTctggtctctgctccttctGTTCCAGTGTCCTCTTCTAATCCTCAGCAGGAGCTTCAAGCAAAAATCCTCAGTCTCTTCAACAGCGGGGCGGCAGCTGTGGCGAACAGCACTCCCGCAGCCGCTGCCGGCACATCGGGCGGCGCGCCGAGCCAGAACTTCGCTAGCATGGGCAGCGGCCAGGCCCGCCCAGCGCAGATGGGTGCTGGAAACTTAAACCAGGCTCAGCAGAGATTGCAGACTCCAAGCACACAGATTCCTGCTCTCCAAGGCCCTGCAAGAAATGCAGGTCCGAGACCTGGAGCTCCTCCACCAGCTCAGTCGCTCTACGGTCAGCACCAGAATCGCCTCCCTACGCCTAGCAATGTACCTGCTCAAAGGCCAGTATCTTCTGGTATCAACTTTGACAACCCCAGCGTGCAGAAAGCCTTGGACACCCTTATCCAGAGTGGTCCTGCGCTCTCCCACTTAGTGAGCCAAACAGTGGCCCAGGGGCGAGCAGGGTCCTCAGGCCAGCAACCTCTGGGTTCCTACCAGCGACACTACTAA